A region from the Musa acuminata AAA Group cultivar baxijiao chromosome BXJ1-10, Cavendish_Baxijiao_AAA, whole genome shotgun sequence genome encodes:
- the LOC135595864 gene encoding (+)-piperitol/(+)-sesamin synthase CYP81Q2-like, producing the protein MEWAMCLLLNHPEVLHAATAELDAKIGQGRMAEEEDIPNLPYLNCIINETIRLYPAVPLLMPHESSRDCTVGGYDVPRGTMLLANAWAIHRDPNTWDESEEFKPERFQCEGGKEVAGLRMLPFGSGRRKCPGEGLAMRLIGLALATLIHCFEWEKLPGEEVDMTEGQRLSLPKEKPLEVVCTPRHTMLHALSQL; encoded by the coding sequence ATGGAATGGGCCATGTGCCTCCTGCTCAACCACCCTGAAGTCCTGCATGCGGCGACGGCCGAGCTCGACGCCAAGATCGGCCAAGGGCGCATGGCGGAAGAAGAAGACATCCCCAATCTCCCCTACCTCAACTGCATCATCAATGAGACCATCCGGCTGTACCCAGCTGTGCCGCTCCTGATGCCCCATGAATCTTCCCGGGATTGCACCGTCGGTGGCTATGATGTGCCTCGCGGCACAATGCTTTTGGCGAACGCGTGGGCCATCCACAGGGACCCTAACACATGGGACGAATCCGAGGAGTTCAAGCCGGAGAGGTTCCAGTGCGAGGGAGGGAAGGAGGTGGCAGGGCTTAGGATGCTTCCGTTCGGGTCCGGGCGGCGCAAGTGCCCTGGGGAAGGCCTGGCCATGCGACTGATCGGGCTGGCACTCGCGACCTTGATCCACTGTTTCGAGTGGGAGAAGCTTCCGGGGGAGGAGGTGGACATGACTGAAGGGCAGCGGTTATCCCTGCCCAAGGAAAAGCCATTGGAAGTCGTGTGCACGCCACGCCACACCATGCTTCATGCTCTTTCACAGCTTTGA
- the LOC135595862 gene encoding cytochrome P450 81Q32-like, translating to MADDASSLTFLSSLLFPLLVLLLASLSRRWLKSARKNPPPSPPSFPFIGHLHLIAKPPLHRALAAIAAARGPVVLLRLGSRPVLLVSSAPAAEECFTAHDLAFANRPRLLAAQILGYGCTTIAWSPYGPHWRNLRRISAVHLLSTGALRSSSDSRTGAVRSLAKSLFLEGGDSGPAGPRRVEMKSRFFNLAYDVMMGVVATAIEGESTDERQRFREVVEETFAVSGAVNVADFFPALRRLGWRGHERKLASLQHRRDALIGELIERHRVRRRQSCRNREAAAAAGKGDEGRTTVIDVMLSLQESEPETYTDVTIKGLIVSLLAAGTDTSAVTMEWAMCLLLNHPEVLHAVRAELDAKIGQGRMAEEEDIPDLPYLNCIINETLRLYPAGPLLVPHESSQDCTVGGYDVPRGTMLLVNAWAIHRDPNTWDEPQEFKPERFQCEGGKEEAGLRMLPFGSGRRKCPGEGLAMRVIGLALATLIHCFEWEKLPGEEVDMTEGRGLTMPKAKPLEAMCTPRHTMLDALSQL from the exons ATGGCCGACGACGCCTCCTCTCTCActttcctctcttctcttcttttccctctcctCGTCCTGTTGCTCGCATCCCTGTCACGGCGATGGCTGAAGAGTGCTCGCAAGAATCCCCCGCCGAGCCCCCCATCGTTCCCCTTCATCGGCCACCTCCACCTCATCGCCAAGCCCCCGCTCCACCGCGCCCTCGCTGCCATCGCTGCCGCCCGCGGCCCCGTCGTACTCCTCCGCCTCGGATCCCGCCCCGTCCTCCTCGTCTCCTCCGCTCCCGCCGCGGAAGAGTGCTTCACCGCCCACGACCTTGCCTTCGCCAACCGCCCCCGCCTACTCGCCGCTCAGATCCTAGGCTACGGCTGCACAACCATCGCCTGGTCCCCCTACGGTCCCCACTGGCGCAACCTCCGCCGCATATCCGCCGTCCACCTCTTATCCACGGGCGCCCTCCGCTCGTCCTCCGACTCACGGACTGGCGCGGTCCGGTCGCTCGCGAAGTCCCTCTTCCTTGAGGGCGGCGATTCGGGGCCGGCCGGCCCGCGGCGGGTGGAGATGAAGTCGAGGTTCTTCAATCTCGCGTACGACGTGATGATGGGGGTGGTGGCCACGGCCATCGAGGGGGAGTCCACGGACGAGAGGCAGCGATTccgggaggtggtggaggagacgTTTGCGGTGAGCGGGGCGGTAAACGTGGCGGACTTCTTTCCGGCGCTGCGGAGGCTGGGCTGGCGTGGGCATGAGAGGAAGCTCGCGAGTCTCCAGCATAGGAGGGACGCGTTAATCGGGGAACTGATCGAGCGTCATCGCGTCCGCCGCCGTCAGAGTTGCCGCAACcgagaggcggcggcggcggcggggaaaGGAGACGAGGGGAGGACAACGGTGATCGACGTTATGTTGTCCTTGCAGGAAAGCGAGCCGGAAACGTACACCGACGTCACAATTAAGGGCCTTATCGTG TCACTATTGGCAGCTGGAACAGACACGTCGGCCGTCACCATGGAATGGGCCATGTGCCTCCTGCTCAACCACCCTGAAGTCCTACACGCGGTGAGGGCCGAGCTCGATGCCAAGATCGGCCAAGGGCGCATGGCGGAAGAAGAAGACATCCCCGATCTCCCATACCTCAACTGCATCATCAATGAGACCCTCCGGCTGTACCCCGCCGGGCCGCTCCTGGTGCCCCATGAGTCTTCCCAGGACTGCACCGTCGGTGGCTACGACGTGCCTCGCGGCACGATGCTGTTGGTGAACGCGTGGGCCATCCACAGGGACCCTAACACCTGGGACGAGCCCCAAGAGTTCAAGCCGGAGAGGTTCCAGTGCGAGGGAGGGAAGGAGGAGGCAGGGCTTAGGATGCTTCCGTTCGGGTCCGGGCGGCGCAAGTGCCCCGGGGAAGGCCTCGCCATGCGAGTGATCGGGCTGGCACTCGCGACCTTGATCCACTGTTTCGAGTGGGAGAAGCTTCCGGGGGAGGAGGTGGACATGACTGAAGGGCGGGGGCTCACCATGCCCAAAGCAAAGCCACTGGAAGCCATGTGCACGCCACGCCACACCATGCTTGATGCCCTTTCACAGCTCTGA
- the LOC103969799 gene encoding cyclin-A3-1-like isoform X2: MCIPYVSDIYGYLRSREVKLRPLMNYLEAVQIGITATMRNYFRLRSDILCLAVSYVDRSLSSFTVIGPRLQLLGASAICVAWNYAEQKNPGMKHMCHIAHDVYRKDEVLNMEISILRHMRFDMGSPTVKTFLGCPFSSPCSVMRFCAALSVWVQSLSK; this comes from the exons ATGTGCATACCTTACGTGTCTGATATCTATGGTTACCTCAGATCAAGGGAG GTGAAGCTGAGGCCATTAATGAACTACTTGGAGGCAGTTCAGATCGGAATCACAGCCACGATGAGGAACTACTTCCGTCTGCGCTCAGATATCCTTTGCCTTGCTGTCTCTTACGTTGATAGATCCCTTTCCTCATTCACCGTTATAGGACCTCGTCTTCAACTGCTTGGGGCTTCTGCCATTTGCGTTGCATGGAAT TACGCAGAGCAGAAAAACCCTGGGATGAAACACATGTGCCATATAGCTCATGATGTTTACCGGAAGGACGAA GTGTTGAACATGGAGATCAGCATTCTAAGACATATGAGATTTGATATGGGCAGTCCCACGGTCAAGACATTTCTCGGATGCCCTTTCTCGAGTCCTTGTAGTGTCATGAGATTTTGCGCAGCGTTAAGCGTCTG GGTGCAATCTCTTTCCAAATAG
- the LOC103969799 gene encoding uncharacterized protein LOC103969799 isoform X3 gives MIRKRVHITRLISMITSDHWRKFILCGQEDCEFSSQLLEFLGSYLGELSLIDYDLQLNEKAIRWKTTRIQYKQPQFTSLVSCKLARWQSVGFGISEEIPKMPAGGAHTEADVAPSWENQHRKAF, from the exons ATGATCCGCAAACGTGTACACATTACGCGACTGATATCTATGATTACCTCAGATCATTGGAG GAAGTTCATTCTATGTGGTCAAGAAGATTGCGAA TTTTCAAGCCAGCTGTTAGAGTTTCTAGGAAGCTACCTCGGTGAGTTGAGTTTGATAGACTATGATTTGCAGCTGAACGAGAAAGCAATCCGATGGAAGACTACCAGAATACAATACAAGCAGCCTCAG TTTACATCGCTTGTTTCTTGCAAACTAGCCAGGTGGCAGTCAGTTGGGTTTGGCATATCTGAAGAAATACCTAAG ATGCCTGCAGGGGGAGCCCATACTGAAGCTGACGTGGCTCCATCGTGGGAGAACCAGCATCGGAAAGCTTTCTGA
- the LOC103969799 gene encoding uncharacterized protein LOC103969799 isoform X1 has protein sequence MNRGRHPRSVGKSVTQEKSRPICQTLRASSSRLHPRLMIRKRVHITRLISMITSDHWRKFILCGQEDCEFSSQLLEFLGSYLGELSLIDYDLQLNEKAIRWKTTRIQYKQPQFTSLVSCKLARWQSVGFGISEEIPKMPAGGAHTEADVAPSWENQHRKAF, from the exons AT GAATCGAGGACGACATCCAAGGAGCGTTGGGAAATCAGTCACCCAAGAAAAGTCGAGGCCAATTTGCCAGACCTTGCGGGCATCATCGTCGAGACTACATCCACGGTTGATGATCCGCAAACGTGTACACATTACGCGACTGATATCTATGATTACCTCAGATCATTGGAG GAAGTTCATTCTATGTGGTCAAGAAGATTGCGAA TTTTCAAGCCAGCTGTTAGAGTTTCTAGGAAGCTACCTCGGTGAGTTGAGTTTGATAGACTATGATTTGCAGCTGAACGAGAAAGCAATCCGATGGAAGACTACCAGAATACAATACAAGCAGCCTCAG TTTACATCGCTTGTTTCTTGCAAACTAGCCAGGTGGCAGTCAGTTGGGTTTGGCATATCTGAAGAAATACCTAAG ATGCCTGCAGGGGGAGCCCATACTGAAGCTGACGTGGCTCCATCGTGGGAGAACCAGCATCGGAAAGCTTTCTGA
- the LOC103968565 gene encoding cytochrome P450 81Q32-like: protein MADASSSLPLLPSLLIPLFVLFASLAWRWTKSVRKNLPPSPPSFPIIGHLHLIAKLPLHRALAAIAAARGPVVLLRLGSRPVLLVSSAPAAEECFTAHDVAFANRPNLLAPQILGFVCTTMGWTPHGPHWRDLRRIYAVHLLSSAALRSSSDSRTRVVRSLAKSLFLEPGDSEPDGPRRVEMKSRLFNLVYDVMMGLVATALEESAEERHRFREIVEETSAVSGASNVADFFPALQRLGWRGPERKLARLVQKRDALIGQLIERHRARRRRSGSNGDKERPTMIEVMLSLQESDPKTYTDVTIKALCAELLGAATDTSASTMEWAMCLLLIHPEVLHAARAELDAKIGQGRMAEEEDIPNLPYLNCIINETLRLYPAVPLLVPHESSQHCTVGGYDVPRGTMLLANASAIHRDPNTWDEPEEFKPERFQCEGGKEAGLRMLPFGSGRRKCPGEGLAMRVIGLALATLIHCFEWEKLPGEEVDMTEGPGLTMPKAKPLEVVCTPRHTMLHALSQL, encoded by the exons ATGGCCGACGcctcctcctctctccctctcctcccttCTCTTCTTATCCCTCTCTTCGTCTTGTTCGCATCCCTGGCATGGCGATGGACCAAGAGTGTTCGCAAAAATCTCCCGCCGAGCCCCCCTTCGTTCCCCATCATCGGCCACCTCCACCTCATCGCCAAGCTCCCGCTTCATCGCGCCTTGGCTGCCATCGCCGCCGCCCGCGGCCCCGTCGTACTCCTCCGCCTCGGATCCCGCCCTGTTCTCCTCGTCTCCTCCGCTCCCGCCGCGGAAGAGTGCTTCACTGCTCACGACGTCGCCTTCGCCAATCGCCCAAACCTCCTCGCCCCTCAGATCTTAGGCTTCGTTTGCACCACCATGGGCTGGACGCCCCACGGCCCCCACTGGCGTGACCTCCGACGCATCTACGCCGTTCACCTCTTATCCTCGGCCGCCCTTCGCTCGTCCTCCGACTCACGGACCCGCGTGGTCCGGTCGCTGGCTAAGTCCCTCTTCCTCGAGCCCGGAGATTCTGAGCCGGACGGTCCGCGGCGGGTCGAGATGAAGTCGAGGTTATTCAATCTGGTGTACGACGTGATGATGGGGTTGGTGGCCACGGCCCTCGAGGAGTCCGCGGAGGAGAGGCATCGTTTCCGCGAGATAGTGGAGGAGACGTCTGCGGTGAGCGGGGCGTCAAACGTGGCGGACTTCTTTCCGGCGCTGCAGAGGCTGGGGTGGCGCGGGCCGGAGAGGAAACTCGCGAGGCTCGTGCAGAAGAGAGACGCACTAATCGGACAACTGATCGAGCGTCATCGTGCCCGCCGGCGTCGGAGTGGCAGCAACGGAGATAAGGAGAGACCAACGATGATCGAGGTTATGTTGTCCCTACAGGAGAGCGATCCGAAAACTTACACCGACGTCACCATTAAGGCCCTCTGTGCG GAATTACTGGGAGCAGCAACAGACACGTCGGCCTCCACCATGGAATGGGCCATGTGCCTCCTGCTCATCCACCCCGAAGTCCTGCACGCGGCGAGGGCTGAACTCGATGCCAAGATCGGCCAAGGGCGCATGGCGGAAGAAGAAGACATCCCCAACCTCCCCTATCTCAACTGCATCATCAATGAGACCCTCCGGCTGTACCCCGCTGTGCCGCTCCTGGTGCCCCATGAGTCTTCCCAGCACTGCACCGTCGGTGGCTACGACGTGCCTCGCGGCACGATGCTTTTGGCGAACGCGTCGGCTATCCACAGGGACCCTAACACATGGGACGAGCCTGAGGAGTTCAAGCCGGAGAGGTTCCAGTGTGAGGGAGGGAAGGAGGCAGGGCTTAGGATGCTTCCATTCGGGTCCGGGCGGCGCAAGTGCCCCGGGGAAGGCCTCGCCATGCGAGTGATCGGCCTGGCACTCGCGACCTTGATCCATTGTTTCGAGTGGGAGAAGCTTCCGGGGGAGGAGGTGGACATGACCGAGGGGCCGGGGCTAACCATGCCCAAGGCAAAGCCATTGGAAGTCGTGTGCACGCCACGCCACACCATGCTTCATGCTCTTTCACAGCTCTGA
- the LOC135595863 gene encoding uncharacterized protein LOC135595863, translating to MASSQEKAVAVILMGGPTKGTRFRPLSLNVPKPLVPLAGQPMINHPISACKRIPNLARIYLIGFYEEREFALYVSSISNELRVPVRYLREDKPLGSAGGIYKFRDHIMEENPCHIFLLNCDVCCSFPLSEMLDAHRRHGGMGTILVIKVSAETANQFGELVADPVTNEVLHYTERPETFVNDLINCGVYVFTPQIFTIIQEVVLQGNNTVNLRRETSLEAFQSVAKVLPPEFVRLDQDILTPLAGKKKLYTYETVDFWEQIKTPGMSLRCSELYLSQFRRTAPHLLATGDGTRSPSITGDVFIHPSAKVHVTAKIGPNVSVSANARIGAGVRLISCIILDDVDIKENAVVINSIVGWKSSIGRWARVQGEGDYNAKLGITILGEAVAVEDEVVVINSIILPNKTLSISVQEEIIL from the exons ATGGCGAGTTCCCAAGAGAAAGCGGTGGCGGTGATCTTGATGGGAGGTCCGACCAAAG GGACCCGGTTCAGGCCGCTGTCGTTGAACGTCCCGAAGCCGCTCGTCCCTTTGGCGGGGCAGCCCATGATTAACCACCCGATCTCCGCCTGCAAAAGA ATCCCAAATTTGGCGCGGATATACCTGATCGGCTTCTACGAGGAGAGGGAGTTTGCTCTGTACGTCTCGTCCATCTCCAACGAGCTTAGGGTTCCCGTGCG GTATTTGAGAGAAGACAAGCCGCTTGGCTCGGCAGGAGGGATCTACAAATTTCGGGACCATATAATGGAAGAGAACCCG TGTCACATATTTCTGCTGAATTGCGATGTTTGCTGTAGTTTTCCTCTGTCAGAAATGCTAG ATGCACATAGAAGACATGGTGGTATGGGTACTATTTTAGTAATCAAG GTCTCTGCTGAAACAGCCAACCAGTTTGGTGAGCTGGTTGCTGATCCTGTCACAAACGAAGTCTTGCACTACACTGAGAGGCCTGAGACTTTT GTAAACGATCTTATTAATTGTGGTGTATATGTATTTACACCACAGATTTTTACCATCATCCAGGAAGTCGTTTTGCAGGGGAATAACACAG TTAATTTGCGCCGTGAAACCAGCTTAGAAGCATTCCAGTCAGTGGCTAA GGTGCTACCGCCAGAATTTGTTCGGCTCGATCAGGATATCCTGACTCCTCTTGCTGGAAAGAAAAAGCTTTATACATATGAGACTGTTGACTTCTGGGAACAGATCAAGACTCCAGG GATGTCTTTGAGATGCTCTGAATTGTATCTCTCCCAATTTCGTCGTACCGCTCCACATCTCCTAGCAACTGGAGATGGCACCAGAAGTCCAAGTATTACTGGTGATGTTTTCATCCATCCATCAGCAAAAGTGCATGTAACTGCTAAG ATTGGACCTAATGTCTCTGTTTCTGCAAATGCCCGTATCGGAGCTGGTGTGAGACTTATCAGTTGCATCATCCTAGATGATGTTGACATTAAG GAAAATGCAGTTGTTATTAATTCCATTGTTGGTTGGAAGTCATCTATTGGAAGATGGGCTCGTGTGCAG GGTGAAGGAGACTACAATGCGAAACTAGGGATAACCATTCTTG GTGAAGCTGTAGCAGTTGAAGATGAGGTGGTTGTAATCAACAGCATTATTCTACCAAACAAAACCTTGAGCATTAGTGTACAAGAAGAAATCATCCTGTAG